CGCGGTGCTGGTCGGGGTCTTCCCGGCGAACGTCGAGATGACACGTCAGGCGGCGCGCCGGCTGCAGCGTCACCCGCAGGACAACGCCGCTCGCGGGTTCCTCGCCGCCACCGTCGTGCGACTGCCGCTGCAGTGGTCGCTGGTACGGGTCGCCCTGCGGGCCGCCGGCGTCACCGGGCGTCGTCGGCCCGGGCGTCGCTGACGCCTGCGACGACCGCGCTCGCGTCGAGGCGCGCGGGTGCGTCGGGGGAGGCCCGGCATCCGGTCGCCTCGTGACCACTCGACGGGGGCTACGCGCCCTCTCGACGGTTATGCGTTTGCGGGGGGTGGCCGAGACTCTGGAGGATGCCGGGGTGACCGACCTCCCCGACGAGCCCACCGCCCGTGCCGCCCTCGACTCGTTCACCGGCATCCGGTGGCGTCCGCTGGAACGGGACGACCTCCGCGCCGTCGCCGACTTCTACCGGGAGTGCGAGACCCACGACGCCAACCCCGAGCGGACCGCGCTGTCGGACCTCGAGGAGTACTGGGACTCCGAGCGGTCGGTGCCTGAGGAGGACACCCTCGTCGCATGGGACGACGACGGTGCCGTCGTCGCCGTGGCCTGGTCGGGGTGCAACCGGGCGGTGACCGAGCGGCGCGGCGTTCACCTCGGGGGAGCGGTCCACCCGCAGCACCGTGGTCGGGGCATCGGGCGGGCGGTGCTGCGGTGGCAGATCGCCCACGCCGTCGCGTGGGACCGTCGCACTCGCACCGCGGGATTCGGCCCGCTCGTCGTCCGTCTGGCCGCGCCATCCGACCAGGCCGACGTGCGCGACCTCGCCGCGCGTCACGGGATGCCCACGGAGCGCTACTTCTTCGAGATGTCCCGACCGCTGACCGGGCTGACCGGGCTGTCCGACGTACCGTCGCCCACCGGCATCCGGCTGACGGGGTGGGCACCCGAGCGCAGCGCCGAGGTGCACCACCTGCTCAACGTCGCCTTCCGTGACCACTGGGGCCACGTCGACTCGACGCCGCAGATGTGGCAGGAGCAGACGGGCTCGAGCGCCTTCCGCCCCGGGTGGTCCGTGCTCGCGGTCGACGAGGCGAGCGACGAGGTCGTGGGCGCCGCCCTCAACACGGCCTACGAGCAGGACTGGGAGCCCCAGGGCTTCACCGAGGGCTACACCGACATGCTCGGGGTGGCCCGTGACCACCGCGGCCGCGGCATCGCCTCCGCCCTGCTGCTCGCGTCGATGCACCGCTTCCGCGAGGCCGGGCTCGAGGCCGCGGGGCTCGGCGTCGACTCAGACAACCCGTCCGGGGCGCTACGGCTCTACGAGGGACTGGGGTACCGGCGCACGGCGAGCACCGTCGTGCACCAGCTCGCGGTGGACGACGCCCGCGGGCCGGGCGAGGGCTGAGCGCACCCGTCGCCCCCGGCCGATATCCTGCCGGGGGCGCGGTCGCGCGCCCGCCTGCACGCCAGTCTGCCGTCCTTCTCTGCCCGTCCGCCTGCCCTGCGACCGCCGTCGTCCCAGCCCGAGGAGCGCCCCCGTGGCCCTGCACATGTCGTCCCTGTTCCTGCGCACCCTCCGCGAGGACCCGGCCGACGCCGAGGTGCCCAGCCACCGCCTGCTCGTGCGGGCCGGCTACGTCCGGCGCGTCAGCCCCGGCATCTACACGTGGCTGCCCCTCGGCCTGCGCGTGCTGCGCAACGTCGAGCGCATCGTGCGCGAGGAGATGGACGCCATCGGCGCCCAGGAGCTGCTCTTCCCGGCGCTGCTGCCCAAGGAGCCCTTCGAGGCGACGGGCCGCTGGACCGAGTACGGCGACAACATCTTCCGCCTGCACGACCGCAAGGGGGCGGAGTACCTGCTCGGCCCGACCCACGAGGAGATGTTCACCCTCACGGTGAAGGACCTCTTCAGCAGCTACAAGGACCTGCCGCTCTCGATCTACCAGATCCAGACCAAGTACCGCGACGAGGCACGTCCGCGCGCCGGCGTGCTGCGCGGCCGTGAGTTCGTCATGAAGGACAGCTACTCCTTCGACGTCGACGAGGCCGGCCTCGACAAGAGCTACCAGGCCCACCGCGACGCCTACGTGCGCATCTTCGACCGGCTCGGCTTCCACTACGTCATCGTCGAGGCGATGGCCGGGGCGATGGGCGGCAGCAAGAGCGAGGAGTTCCTCGCCACGGCCGAGGTCGGCGAGGACACCTACGTGCACTGCGCCTCGTGCGGCTACGCCGCGAACGTCGAGGCCGTCCGCGTGCCGACGCCGGACCCCGTCCCCCTCGACGGCCTCGCCGCCGCGCACGTCGAGGACACCCCGGACACCCCGACGATCGAGACGCTCGTCGCCCACCTCAACGAGCGCTTCCCCCGCGACGACCGCCCCTGGGCCGCCGGGGACACCCTGAAGAACGTCGTCGTCATGCTCGCCCACCCCGACGGCACGCGCGAGCCCCTCGCCATCGGCGTGCCCGGCGACCGCGAGGTCGACGAGAAGCGGCTCGGCGCGCAGGTCGAGCCGGCCGAGGTCGAGGCCTTCACCGAGGCCGACTTCACGGCCAACGCGGCCCTCGTCAAGGGCTATATCGGGCCCGGCGCGCTCGGCTCGGAGGGCTCGACCGGCATCCGCTACCTGCTCGACCCGCGCGTCGTCGAGGGCACGGCGTGGGTGACGGGTGCCAACGAGCCCGGACGCCATGTCGTCGGTCTCGTCGCCGGGCGTGACTTCACCGCCGACGGCACGATCGAGGCCGCCGAGGTGCGCCCCGGTGACGCCTGCCCCCGTTGCGACGGCACGCTCGAGGCGGCCCGCGGCATCGAGATGGGCCACGTCTTCCAGCTCGGCCGCAAGTACGCCGAGGCGCTCGACCTCAAGGTGCTCGACCAGAACGGCAAGCTCGTCACCGTCGTCATGGGCTCGTACGGCGTCGGGGTCTCGCGCGCCGTCGCCTGCGTCGCCGAGGGCAACCACGACGAGCTCGGTCTCGTCTGGCCCCGCGAGCTGAGCCCCGTCGACGTCCACGTCGTCGCCACCGGCAAGGACGAGGAGGTCTTCGTCAAGGCCGAGGAGATCGCCCGCGAGCTCGAGGCGCACGGGGTGAGCGCGCTCGTCGACGACCGGCGCGGCGTCAGCCCCGGCGTGAAGTTCAAGGACTCCGAGCTCATCGGGGTGCCCACGATCGTCGTCGTCGGCCGGGGTCTCGCCGACGGGCAGGTCGAGGTCAAGGACCGTCGCACGAACGAGCGCCGCTCGGTGGCGGTCGACGACGTCGTGCCCACCGTGGTCGCCGAGGTGCGCGGGACGGCATCCGTCGCCGGGGTGTCGGGCGGCACGGGCGACACGGGCGACACGGGCGCGACGGGCGCGACGGCCACCGACGGCGAGGCCTGATGGGCGCCACGGGCACGGGGCGACCCGTCGACGCGGTCGTCTTCGACTGGGGCGGCACGCTGACTCCCTGGCACGAGGTCGACCTCCCGCAGCAGTGGCGCGTCTTCGCGCGCGAGGTGCACGGCCTGCCCGTCGACGACCCGAGGATGCCGGTCGACGAGATCGCCGAGGCCGACTCGCTCGCGCTGCGGCTGGGTGAGGCGGAGGAGCGCGCGTGGAAGCGCGGGCGCGAGAGCCACGAGAGCGCGTCGATCGCCGCCATCCTCGAGGAGGCCGGGGTCGACCCCGCCCACGACCGCCACCACCTCGCCCTCGCCGCCTACCAGCGGTTCTGGGAGCCGCACACCCACACCGACCCGCAGGTGCGGCCGCTGTGGCAGGCCCTGCAGGCCATGGGGGTGCGCGTCGGGGTGCTGTCGAACACCATCTGGACGCGGGAGTACCACCGCGAGGTGTTCGCCCGCGACGGCGTGCTCGACCTGCTCGACGGCGACGTCTACTCGTCGGAGATCCACGTCGTCAAGCCGCACCGAGAGGCGTTCCTGCTCGCGTGCGAGGCGGTCGGGGTGGCTCCGGAGCGGGCCGTCTACGTCGGCGACCGGGTGTTCGAGGACGTCTATGGGCCCCAGCAGGTCGGCATGCGGGCGGTGCTCGTGCCGCACTCCGACATCCCCGAGAGCCAGCGGGTGGCGGTCGAGGCGCAGCCGGACGCCGTCGCCCACGAGCTCATCGACGTCGCCGAGATCGTCGACCGCTGGATCAGCGCGGCACTGTGAGCGCGTCGGCGTGAGCGACCCGACCCTCACCACCCTCGCCTTCCTCGGCGCCGCCGCCTTCGTCGCGGGCTGGATCGACGCCGTCGTCGGCGGCGGTGGGCTCGTGCTGCTGCCGGCGCTGCTCGTCGGGCTGCCGGGGGCCAGCCCCGCCCAGCTGCTCGCGACGAACAAGCTGGGCTCGATCTTCGGCACCGCCACGAGCTCGGTCACGTACTACCGGCGCGTGCGCCCCGACCTGCGCACGGCGCTGCCCATGGCAGGCGTCGCCTTCGTCGGGGCGGCCGGCGGTGCCCTCATCGGGCTGCACATCCCCAAGTCGGCCTTCAACCCGATCATCCTCGTGCTGCTCCTGCTCGTCGGCGCCTACACGCTGTTCAAGCCCGACCTCGGCTCGGAGGCGATCCGCAGGTTCCACGGCGCCCGGCACACCGCCCTGGCCATGCTGACGGGGTTCGTCATCGGGGTGTACGACGGGGCGCTCGGGCCCGGCACCGGCAGCTTCCTCGTCTTCACCCTCGTCGGGCTGCTCGGCTACACGTTCCTGCAGGCCAGCGCCAAGGCGAAGATCGCCAACTTCGCCACCAACCTCGGGGCGCTGGTCATCTTCGTGCCCATGGGGCTCGTCATCCTCAAGGTCGCCGTCGTCATCGCCGCCGCCAACCTCATCGGCAGCTACGTCGGCGCCCGCACGGCGGTGGCGCGGGGGAGCGGCTTCGTGCGCGTCGTCTTCGTCGTCGTCGTCAGCGCCTTCATCGTCAAGATCGGCGGCAGCCTGATCGGCTGGTGGGCCTGACCCGCGACGCGGGACCCGGGGCAGTGAGCCGGGGCAGTGAGCCGGGGCAGTGAGCCGGGGCAGTGAGCCGGGGCGCGGCTCACACACCCCTCCTTCGGCCACCACAGGATCGGCACAGCGGGGGTCGCGACGCTCGTCGTCATGAGCGCAACCGCCGTCGCGGGCCCACCACCTGGCCCCGAGCCCGCCGACCTGCCGGACGCGGGGTACGCGGCCGTACCGACCCGCATCCCCGACCGCGTCCCCGACCGCATCCTCGGACGTCGTGGCCCCCTGCCGCGGTGGTGGCGTGACGTCACGGCCGCGGCCGCGTGGGCACTCGTGCTGTTCGTCGTCGCCCTGTGGGTCGCCGCCGGCGGGCTGCAGCTGCTCGACGGTGCGGGCGACGGGCTCACCTCCGTGGGGCGCCTCGCCGGGCTGCTCGCGTCGGTGCTCATCCTGCTGCAGGTGCTGCTCATGGCCCGCATCCCCGTCGTCGAGCAGGCGTGGGGGCAGGACGAGCTCGCCCGGGTGCACCGAATCGTCGGCTTCACCTCCTTCTCGCTCATGCTCGGACACATCGCGCTCGTCATCGTCGGCTACAGCGTCGGCACCGACGCCGGGGTGATCGGCACATTCGTCGACGAGGTGCTGCACAGCCCCGGCATGCTGCTCGCGCTCGCGGGGGCGATCGCCCTCGTCATGGTCGTCGTCACCTCGGTACGCCGCGCCCGCCGACGGCTGCGCTACGAGTCGTGGCACCTGCTGCACCTCTACGCCTACCTCGGGGCCGGTCTCGCCCTGCCGCACCAGCTGTGGACCGGCCAGGACTTCCGCTCCAGCGCGGTGGCCACGGTCTTCTGGTGGGGCCTCTACGCGGCGGC
This is a stretch of genomic DNA from Terracoccus luteus. It encodes these proteins:
- a CDS encoding sulfite exporter TauE/SafE family protein — protein: MSDPTLTTLAFLGAAAFVAGWIDAVVGGGGLVLLPALLVGLPGASPAQLLATNKLGSIFGTATSSVTYYRRVRPDLRTALPMAGVAFVGAAGGALIGLHIPKSAFNPIILVLLLLVGAYTLFKPDLGSEAIRRFHGARHTALAMLTGFVIGVYDGALGPGTGSFLVFTLVGLLGYTFLQASAKAKIANFATNLGALVIFVPMGLVILKVAVVIAAANLIGSYVGARTAVARGSGFVRVVFVVVVSAFIVKIGGSLIGWWA
- a CDS encoding proline--tRNA ligase translates to MALHMSSLFLRTLREDPADAEVPSHRLLVRAGYVRRVSPGIYTWLPLGLRVLRNVERIVREEMDAIGAQELLFPALLPKEPFEATGRWTEYGDNIFRLHDRKGAEYLLGPTHEEMFTLTVKDLFSSYKDLPLSIYQIQTKYRDEARPRAGVLRGREFVMKDSYSFDVDEAGLDKSYQAHRDAYVRIFDRLGFHYVIVEAMAGAMGGSKSEEFLATAEVGEDTYVHCASCGYAANVEAVRVPTPDPVPLDGLAAAHVEDTPDTPTIETLVAHLNERFPRDDRPWAAGDTLKNVVVMLAHPDGTREPLAIGVPGDREVDEKRLGAQVEPAEVEAFTEADFTANAALVKGYIGPGALGSEGSTGIRYLLDPRVVEGTAWVTGANEPGRHVVGLVAGRDFTADGTIEAAEVRPGDACPRCDGTLEAARGIEMGHVFQLGRKYAEALDLKVLDQNGKLVTVVMGSYGVGVSRAVACVAEGNHDELGLVWPRELSPVDVHVVATGKDEEVFVKAEEIARELEAHGVSALVDDRRGVSPGVKFKDSELIGVPTIVVVGRGLADGQVEVKDRRTNERRSVAVDDVVPTVVAEVRGTASVAGVSGGTGDTGDTGATGATATDGEA
- a CDS encoding HAD family hydrolase; its protein translation is MGATGTGRPVDAVVFDWGGTLTPWHEVDLPQQWRVFAREVHGLPVDDPRMPVDEIAEADSLALRLGEAEERAWKRGRESHESASIAAILEEAGVDPAHDRHHLALAAYQRFWEPHTHTDPQVRPLWQALQAMGVRVGVLSNTIWTREYHREVFARDGVLDLLDGDVYSSEIHVVKPHREAFLLACEAVGVAPERAVYVGDRVFEDVYGPQQVGMRAVLVPHSDIPESQRVAVEAQPDAVAHELIDVAEIVDRWISAAL
- a CDS encoding GNAT family N-acetyltransferase, whose amino-acid sequence is MTDLPDEPTARAALDSFTGIRWRPLERDDLRAVADFYRECETHDANPERTALSDLEEYWDSERSVPEEDTLVAWDDDGAVVAVAWSGCNRAVTERRGVHLGGAVHPQHRGRGIGRAVLRWQIAHAVAWDRRTRTAGFGPLVVRLAAPSDQADVRDLAARHGMPTERYFFEMSRPLTGLTGLSDVPSPTGIRLTGWAPERSAEVHHLLNVAFRDHWGHVDSTPQMWQEQTGSSAFRPGWSVLAVDEASDEVVGAALNTAYEQDWEPQGFTEGYTDMLGVARDHRGRGIASALLLASMHRFREAGLEAAGLGVDSDNPSGALRLYEGLGYRRTASTVVHQLAVDDARGPGEG